The DNA sequence CACGGTGGGCTTAAGAAGACCTTCCTGTTTGTGACTCACGATATCAATGAGGCATTTAAACTGGGAAGCCGCGTGATTGTGATGAATGAGGGAACGGTCAGGCAGTTCGATACTCCCGCCCGTATCGTGAAGAATCCGGCGGATGATTTTGTGGCCTCCCTGATCCGTTCGGCCAGGGAGCAGGAAGAATTCTGGAGGATGACCATTGATTGAATATGCGCTTAAATATCCCGAAAAACTGTATGGGGCGCTGGGACAGCATCTAATGCTGGTTGCTGTTACGCTGGTGC is a window from the Anaerotignum faecicola genome containing:
- a CDS encoding ABC transporter ATP-binding protein; translation: HGGLKKTFLFVTHDINEAFKLGSRVIVMNEGTVRQFDTPARIVKNPADDFVASLIRSAREQEEFWRMTID